One window of the Lactobacillus sp. PV034 genome contains the following:
- a CDS encoding phospho-sugar mutase yields the protein MSAQDSFKQWKQATSLPDYLKDQLSSLSQDDNWIEDAFGQDINFGTAGMRGKLEPGTNRINLFTIGKVTEGLARLIDENGEEAKKRGVAISFDSRYHSREFAQHAAQILGAHGIKVYLFDDLRPTPELSFAVRYLHTFAGINITASHNAKQYNGYKVYGEDGAQMAPENADRLFAYAQKVSNIFDVEAAPVEKLRANNTLQLIGEDVDEAYLAHLKEVTFDPEMVKNNANKLKIIYTPLHGTGKMLYDRAFRQGGFDNVIPVPSQSIIDPEFPTTIKPNPEYRDVFEPGFKLANEVDANVIIATDPDADRMGAAVRKSDGDFQVLTGNQIATLMAYYLLEHMKENGTLTSDYELVTSIVSSALPFKIAKDFGIRTKHVLTGFKYIGEEVDRMNKEKDGKFLMGFEESYGYLFKPFARDKDAMQGALMFGEVASYYASKGMTVFDGLQEIWQKYGVSYEITHAIEMPGIGGQKKMAALMEKLRNKHLNEINGTKVVKIEDFETQKSIDSNGEKELTGFPVSNVLKYYLEDDTWVALRPSGTEPVIKAYVGVNKPTVEEAEKAAQDYQNALGELLKN from the coding sequence ATGAGTGCACAAGATAGCTTTAAACAATGGAAACAAGCAACAAGTCTTCCTGATTATTTAAAAGACCAATTAAGTAGTTTGAGCCAAGATGACAATTGGATTGAAGATGCTTTTGGCCAAGATATTAATTTTGGTACTGCTGGTATGAGAGGAAAACTTGAACCAGGTACTAATAGAATTAATTTATTTACTATTGGTAAAGTTACTGAAGGTTTAGCTCGTTTAATTGATGAAAATGGTGAAGAAGCTAAGAAGCGTGGAGTAGCTATTTCTTTTGATTCGCGCTACCATTCACGTGAATTTGCTCAACATGCTGCCCAAATTTTGGGAGCACATGGAATTAAAGTTTATCTCTTTGATGATTTGAGACCAACTCCTGAACTCTCATTTGCTGTTCGTTATTTACATACTTTTGCAGGGATTAATATTACTGCTTCACATAATGCTAAGCAATATAATGGTTATAAGGTTTATGGTGAAGATGGTGCGCAAATGGCTCCTGAAAATGCTGACCGTTTGTTTGCTTATGCCCAAAAAGTAAGTAATATTTTTGATGTTGAAGCTGCTCCAGTTGAAAAATTGCGTGCAAATAATACTTTACAATTAATAGGTGAAGATGTTGATGAAGCTTATCTAGCTCACCTCAAAGAAGTAACTTTTGATCCTGAAATGGTTAAAAATAATGCTAATAAGCTAAAAATTATTTACACTCCATTACATGGAACAGGAAAAATGCTTTATGATCGAGCATTTAGACAGGGCGGATTTGATAATGTCATTCCTGTACCTAGTCAATCAATTATTGATCCTGAATTTCCGACTACAATTAAACCAAATCCAGAATATCGTGATGTATTCGAACCTGGCTTTAAGTTAGCTAATGAAGTAGATGCAAACGTAATTATTGCAACAGACCCAGATGCTGATCGTATGGGGGCAGCAGTTAGAAAGTCAGATGGTGATTTCCAAGTTCTTACTGGTAATCAAATTGCTACTTTGATGGCATATTACTTGTTAGAACATATGAAGGAAAATGGTACATTAACTTCTGATTATGAATTAGTCACTTCAATTGTTTCCAGTGCATTACCATTCAAGATTGCCAAGGATTTTGGTATTCGTACTAAGCATGTGTTAACTGGTTTTAAATATATCGGTGAAGAAGTTGACCGTATGAATAAAGAAAAAGACGGTAAATTCCTCATGGGCTTTGAAGAAAGTTATGGTTATTTATTTAAACCATTTGCTCGTGATAAGGATGCGATGCAAGGTGCTTTAATGTTTGGTGAAGTAGCTAGTTACTATGCATCAAAAGGTATGACCGTTTTTGATGGACTTCAAGAAATTTGGCAAAAGTATGGGGTTTCTTATGAAATCACTCATGCAATTGAAATGCCAGGAATTGGTGGTCAAAAGAAGATGGCTGCTTTAATGGAAAAATTACGTAATAAGCATCTTAATGAAATTAATGGTACTAAAGTAGTTAAGATTGAAGATTTTGAAACTCAAAAATCAATTGATAGTAATGGTGAAAAGGAATTAACAGGTTTTCCTGTTTCTAATGTTTTGAAGTATTACTTAGAAGATGATACTTGGGTAGCTCTTCGACCATCAGGAACTGAACCTGTTATCAAGGCTTATGTAGGTGTAAATAAGCCTACAGTTGAAGAAGCAGAAAAAGCTGCCCAAGACTATCAAAATGCTTTAGGTGAATTACTTAAGAATTAA
- the trxB gene encoding thioredoxin-disulfide reductase — translation MANNYDVIIIGAGPGGLTATLYAARANLKVLILDRGIYGGQMNNTDIIDNYPGFSEIKGPELGEKMYQSAMKFKPDFKYGEVKTVTLNGDEKIIKTDTDEFTTKALIIGTGADHKKLNIPGEKEYEGRGVSYCAVCDAAFFKDEDVVVIGGGDSAIEEGIYLSQLAKSVTVIHRRDQLRAQPVLQKRAFANKKMHFIWNAQVEKIIGNDNKVEGVEYLDKVSGKQKIVPAAGVFIYVGVKPQTEVFENLGILDEEGWIPTDERMNTKVPGIFAIGDVRAKDLRQIANAVGDGSIGGQEAYNYLQGLNDDILDNETLG, via the coding sequence ATGGCAAATAATTATGATGTGATAATTATTGGTGCAGGTCCAGGTGGTTTAACTGCTACTTTATATGCAGCTCGTGCTAACCTTAAAGTGTTAATTTTAGATCGCGGCATCTATGGCGGACAAATGAATAATACAGACATTATTGATAATTATCCTGGTTTTAGTGAAATTAAGGGACCAGAATTGGGCGAAAAGATGTATCAGTCCGCTATGAAATTTAAGCCAGATTTTAAGTATGGCGAGGTTAAAACTGTCACACTAAATGGTGACGAAAAAATTATTAAAACTGATACTGATGAGTTCACAACAAAAGCATTAATTATTGGGACCGGCGCAGATCATAAAAAGTTGAATATTCCTGGAGAAAAGGAATATGAAGGGCGAGGAGTTTCATATTGTGCTGTTTGTGATGCTGCTTTCTTTAAAGATGAGGATGTAGTAGTTATTGGTGGTGGAGATTCTGCGATTGAGGAGGGAATCTACCTTTCCCAGTTAGCAAAGTCAGTTACTGTAATTCATCGTCGTGATCAACTGAGGGCACAGCCAGTTCTACAAAAACGAGCATTTGCAAATAAAAAGATGCACTTTATTTGGAATGCCCAAGTTGAAAAAATTATCGGAAATGATAATAAAGTTGAAGGAGTAGAATACTTAGATAAAGTGAGTGGTAAGCAAAAAATAGTACCAGCTGCGGGGGTATTTATTTATGTTGGCGTAAAACCACAAACTGAGGTTTTTGAGAATTTAGGAATTTTGGACGAAGAGGGATGGATTCCTACCGACGAAAGGATGAATACTAAAGTTCCTGGAATTTTTGCAATAGGAGATGTCCGGGCTAAAGATTTACGTCAAATTGCTAATGCCGTAGGTGATGGTAGTATTGGTGGTCAGGAAGCCTATAATTACTTACAAGGATTAAATGATGACATTTTAGATAATGAAACTTTAGGTTAA
- a CDS encoding NAD(P)H-dependent glycerol-3-phosphate dehydrogenase, producing the protein MTKIAVLGNGSWGSVLGSMLADNGNEVTFYGNIDAVNNEINEHHTNSHYMKDWQLNPTTSATGDLAEAIQDADIVLFVLPTSAIRIVAKQVKEVLDQTRAKPLLVTATKGIEPGSKKLISDILKEEVYPNDSEKIVAISGPSHAENVAQKDLTAITCASESEENAKKVQEVFANNYVRFYTNSDLEGVEVGGAIKNVIAIAAGILAGKGYGDDAKAALMTRGLAEISRLGVEYFGAKSKTFSGLSGIGDLIVTCTSVNSRNWRAGKQIGEGKTLDYVLKNMGQVVEGATTVKAVHELAEEKKIDMPINEAVYHVLYENADVDEEIARMMGRSPKAE; encoded by the coding sequence ATGACAAAAATTGCAGTTTTAGGAAATGGATCTTGGGGTTCTGTATTAGGCTCAATGTTAGCTGATAATGGTAATGAGGTAACTTTTTACGGAAATATTGATGCAGTTAACAATGAAATCAATGAACATCATACTAATTCTCATTACATGAAAGATTGGCAATTAAATCCTACGACCTCAGCTACGGGAGATTTAGCTGAAGCAATTCAAGATGCTGATATTGTTCTTTTTGTATTACCAACTAGCGCGATTAGAATTGTTGCTAAACAAGTAAAAGAAGTTTTAGATCAAACCAGAGCTAAACCTCTTTTAGTAACCGCAACTAAGGGGATTGAACCAGGAAGTAAAAAATTAATTTCTGATATCTTAAAAGAAGAAGTGTATCCTAATGATAGCGAAAAAATTGTAGCTATTTCTGGCCCTAGTCATGCAGAAAATGTTGCCCAAAAAGATTTAACTGCTATTACATGTGCTTCAGAAAGTGAAGAAAATGCCAAAAAAGTTCAAGAAGTATTTGCAAATAACTATGTTCGTTTCTACACTAACTCTGATTTAGAGGGGGTTGAAGTAGGTGGTGCAATTAAAAATGTTATTGCAATTGCTGCGGGAATTTTAGCTGGAAAGGGCTATGGTGACGATGCTAAGGCTGCGTTAATGACGCGTGGCTTAGCTGAAATTAGTCGTTTGGGCGTAGAATACTTTGGTGCTAAGTCTAAGACTTTTAGTGGCCTTTCTGGTATTGGTGATTTGATTGTAACTTGTACTTCTGTAAATTCACGTAACTGGCGTGCTGGTAAACAAATTGGTGAAGGTAAAACTTTGGATTATGTTTTAAAGAATATGGGACAAGTAGTAGAAGGTGCTACAACTGTAAAAGCTGTACATGAATTAGCAGAAGAAAAAAAAATTGATATGCCAATTAATGAAGCAGTGTATCATGTACTCTATGAAAACGCCGATGTAGATGAAGAAATTGCACGAATGATGGGAAGAAGTCCAAAAGCAGAATAG
- the lgt gene encoding prolipoprotein diacylglyceryl transferase, producing MTLLLSPIAFNIGPVTVKWYGIIMATAVLVATLIAIQEGKRRNIAPDDFIDLLLWAVPIGFVCARIYYVVFEWGYFSQHPSEIIAIWNGGIAVYGGLLGGLIVLIIFCKKRNLSVWLMLDIIAPGVMAAQIIGRWGNFMNQEAHGSPTTLAYLQSLHLPNFIIQQMRINGVYYQPTFLYESFFNLIGLILILCLRHKKHLFKQGEIFLSYVIWYSIVRFFVEGMRTDSLYIWNTIRVSQALSVVLFVAAIIIWIYRRKIVKPKWYLAASGLKYPN from the coding sequence ATGACTTTATTATTGAGCCCGATTGCCTTTAATATTGGCCCAGTTACCGTTAAGTGGTACGGTATAATTATGGCTACAGCGGTCTTAGTAGCCACCTTAATTGCTATTCAAGAAGGAAAAAGACGAAATATTGCACCAGATGATTTTATTGATTTGTTACTCTGGGCGGTGCCGATTGGCTTTGTCTGTGCGCGAATATACTACGTTGTATTTGAATGGGGATATTTTTCACAACATCCAAGTGAAATTATTGCCATTTGGAATGGCGGAATTGCTGTCTATGGAGGATTATTAGGGGGCTTAATTGTCCTAATTATTTTTTGTAAAAAAAGAAATTTATCAGTTTGGTTAATGCTTGATATTATTGCTCCCGGAGTAATGGCAGCTCAAATAATTGGACGGTGGGGCAATTTTATGAATCAAGAAGCACATGGTAGTCCGACAACATTGGCGTATCTACAGAGTTTGCACCTTCCCAATTTTATTATTCAACAAATGAGAATTAACGGTGTATATTATCAACCAACATTTTTGTATGAATCCTTTTTTAATTTGATTGGTTTGATTCTTATTTTGTGCTTAAGGCATAAAAAACATTTATTTAAACAAGGAGAAATATTCTTATCCTATGTAATATGGTATTCAATTGTGAGATTTTTTGTTGAAGGAATGCGAACAGATAGCTTATATATTTGGAATACAATTAGAGTTTCACAAGCCTTAAGTGTAGTATTATTTGTGGCGGCAATTATTATTTGGATTTATCGTCGAAAGATTGTAAAACCTAAATGGTATTTAGCTGCAAGCGGATTAAAATATCCTAATTAA
- the hprK gene encoding HPr(Ser) kinase/phosphatase produces the protein MVEPVTVYELVKANSTLKVIEGENFLKQKVISVSDISRPGLELTGYFDFYPKERIQLLGRTEISYSKNLSHEDREKVFERMATPETPCFVISRDLPVPEELISACNAAKIPVLQSKLATTRLSSLLTDYLDEKLAPRKSMHGVLVEIYGMGVMIIGNSGVGKSETALDLIKRGHRLIADDRVDVFQKDEKTVVGEAPKILKHLMEIRGIGIIDVMNLFGAGSVRDNSEIQLIIKLENWNPESNYERLGLNEDKKELVGVSIPQITIPVKVGRNLAIIIEVAAMNFRAKRMGYDASKKFKQNLAELISDNSKEAKDKK, from the coding sequence ATGGTTGAACCGGTTACAGTATATGAATTAGTTAAGGCTAACTCAACTTTAAAAGTTATTGAAGGTGAGAATTTTTTAAAACAAAAAGTTATTTCTGTATCAGATATTTCTCGTCCGGGTTTAGAATTAACTGGTTATTTTGATTTTTATCCAAAAGAAAGAATTCAACTTTTGGGAAGAACTGAGATTTCTTATAGTAAGAATTTAAGTCACGAAGATAGAGAAAAAGTTTTTGAAAGAATGGCAACTCCTGAAACTCCGTGTTTTGTTATCTCAAGAGATTTGCCTGTTCCAGAAGAACTAATTAGTGCATGTAATGCAGCTAAAATTCCGGTTCTTCAAAGTAAGTTAGCAACAACCAGATTGTCTAGCTTACTTACAGATTATCTTGATGAAAAACTTGCCCCACGTAAAAGTATGCATGGTGTTTTAGTGGAAATATATGGAATGGGGGTCATGATTATCGGTAATTCTGGAGTAGGAAAATCAGAAACTGCTTTGGACTTAATTAAGCGTGGACATCGATTAATTGCTGATGATCGAGTAGATGTTTTCCAGAAGGATGAAAAAACAGTAGTTGGTGAAGCTCCTAAAATATTGAAGCATTTGATGGAGATTCGTGGGATTGGAATAATTGATGTTATGAACTTGTTTGGTGCAGGTTCGGTAAGAGATAATAGTGAGATCCAACTGATAATTAAGTTAGAAAATTGGAATCCAGAATCAAACTATGAGCGCTTAGGATTAAACGAAGACAAAAAAGAACTGGTAGGAGTTTCCATACCACAAATTACTATTCCGGTGAAAGTTGGGCGGAATCTTGCCATAATCATCGAAGTAGCAGCCATGAACTTTCGTGCTAAAAGAATGGGTTATGATGCTAGCAAAAAATTTAAACAAAATTTGGCAGAATTAATTTCAGATAATTCTAAGGAAGCAAAGGATAAGAAGTAA